One region of Termitidicoccus mucosus genomic DNA includes:
- a CDS encoding Lrp/AsnC family transcriptional regulator → MNPVLKLLLEDGSLTTAQMAQVAGLSVGQVEQHLEQLKKDKIFLGWRPVLDLSKEAAAAASVRAVIEVKVTPERGGGFNRLAERIAKFDEVESCYLMSGAYDLLVFVRGGSLQKVAAFVSEKLSTIEGVLSTATHFMLRCYKEQGFLLEETEDNHSRLNVSP, encoded by the coding sequence ATGAATCCTGTTCTGAAGCTGTTACTCGAAGACGGCAGCCTCACCACGGCGCAAATGGCGCAGGTGGCGGGGCTCTCCGTCGGCCAAGTCGAACAGCACCTGGAACAGTTGAAGAAAGATAAAATCTTCCTCGGCTGGCGTCCGGTGCTCGATCTCTCCAAAGAGGCCGCCGCCGCCGCATCCGTGCGCGCCGTCATCGAGGTCAAGGTGACCCCGGAGCGCGGAGGCGGATTCAACCGCCTGGCCGAGCGCATCGCGAAATTCGACGAGGTCGAGTCGTGTTACCTCATGTCGGGCGCCTATGATCTGCTCGTGTTCGTGCGCGGCGGGTCGCTGCAGAAAGTGGCTGCGTTTGTGTCGGAAAAACTCTCCACCATCGAGGGCGTGCTCTCGACGGCGACGCACTTCATGCTGCGTTGCTACAAGGAGCAGGGTTTCCTGCTGGAAGAAACCGAGGACAATCACTCCCGCCTCAACGTCTCTCCCTGA
- a CDS encoding aminotransferase class I/II-fold pyridoxal phosphate-dependent enzyme encodes MSTDPKKWVAGHVASLPKSGIRDFFELVAKMKGQDVISLGVGEPDFVTPWHVREAAIYALERGKTYYTSNLGLIELRRAIASYVAEHFAVDYRPEDQILVSVGVSEALDLAFRAFCNPGDKVMFHQPCYVSYHPSITLVHGQSIAVPTFAKDNFALTAGALRAAWQPGAKILMLNLPCNPTGGTCTREQLEAIAAFAREKDLLVLSDEIYSELTFEGTHTSIASLPGMAERTIFLHGFSKAFAMTGWRIGYACGPAPLIDAMMKVHQYTMMCASIIAQEGAIEALQRGWDNVCRMREQYHRRRDLIVRRLNAAGLACHSPRGSFYAFPDVAVTGLTEKEFAVGLLEQEKVAVVPGAAFGANGAGHVRACFATAYDQIIEACDRIERFVQKIRK; translated from the coding sequence ATGAGCACCGACCCGAAAAAATGGGTGGCGGGCCACGTCGCCTCGCTGCCCAAAAGCGGCATCCGTGATTTCTTCGAACTCGTCGCCAAGATGAAAGGCCAGGACGTGATTTCGCTCGGCGTGGGCGAGCCCGATTTCGTCACGCCGTGGCACGTCCGCGAGGCCGCCATCTACGCGCTCGAACGCGGAAAAACCTACTACACCTCGAACCTCGGCCTGATCGAACTGCGCCGCGCCATCGCGAGCTACGTCGCCGAACACTTCGCCGTCGATTACCGCCCGGAGGACCAGATCCTCGTGAGCGTGGGCGTAAGCGAGGCGCTCGACCTCGCCTTCCGCGCGTTCTGCAACCCGGGCGACAAGGTGATGTTTCACCAGCCCTGCTACGTGTCCTACCATCCGAGCATCACGCTCGTGCACGGCCAGAGCATCGCCGTGCCGACCTTCGCCAAGGACAACTTCGCCCTCACCGCCGGCGCGCTCCGCGCCGCCTGGCAACCCGGCGCGAAAATCCTCATGCTGAATCTCCCGTGCAATCCCACCGGCGGCACCTGCACGCGCGAGCAGCTCGAAGCCATCGCCGCCTTCGCCCGCGAAAAGGACCTGCTCGTCCTCAGCGACGAAATCTACTCCGAGCTCACCTTCGAGGGCACGCACACCAGCATCGCCAGCCTGCCGGGCATGGCCGAACGCACGATCTTCCTGCACGGCTTTTCGAAGGCCTTTGCGATGACCGGCTGGCGCATCGGCTACGCCTGCGGCCCCGCGCCGCTCATCGACGCGATGATGAAAGTGCACCAGTATACGATGATGTGCGCGTCCATCATCGCGCAGGAAGGCGCGATCGAAGCCCTGCAACGCGGCTGGGACAACGTCTGCCGCATGCGCGAGCAATACCACCGCCGGCGCGACCTCATCGTGCGCCGCCTCAACGCAGCCGGCCTCGCGTGCCATTCGCCGCGCGGCTCGTTCTACGCGTTCCCCGATGTCGCCGTCACCGGCCTCACGGAAAAGGAATTCGCCGTCGGCCTGCTCGAGCAGGAAAAGGTCGCCGTCGTCCCCGGCGCGGCCTTCGGCGCCAACGGCGCCGGCCACGTCCGCGCCTGTTTCGCGACCGCCTACGACCAGATCATCGAGGCCTGCGACCGCATCGAACGCTTCGTCCAAAAAATCAGGAAGTAG